One region of Fragaria vesca subsp. vesca linkage group LG4, FraVesHawaii_1.0, whole genome shotgun sequence genomic DNA includes:
- the LOC101293769 gene encoding cytochrome P450 716B1-like, with the protein MELNFYLTLLLGFVSFITFSLFFLFYRHRSQFTGNNLPPGKVGYPVIGESYEFLSTGWKGHPEKFIFDRMNKFSSEVFKTSLFGEKACIFAGAACNKFLFSNENKLVTAWWPSSVNKVFPSSVEDNSSAKEEAKKMRKMLPNFMNPQALQRYIGIMDTIAQRHFALGWENKKEVVIYPLAKNYTFWLAARLFVSVEDPEDVDRLGDPFQLLASGLLSMPIDLPGTAFNKAIKASNWIRGELYKIIKQRKIDLAEGKASPTQDILSHMLLLSDEEGAHMKEMDIADKILGLLIGGHDTASATCTFIVKYLGELPHIYDAVYKEQMEIANSKPPGELLNWDDLQKMKYSWNVAQEVLRVAPPLQGAFREALQDFVFNGFTIPKGWKLYWSANSTHKNAAVFPEPYKFDPTRFEGNGPAPYTFVPFGGGPRMCPGKEYARLEILVFMHNLVKRFKWEAVIPDEKVVIDPMPMPEKGLPVRLFPHKKAA; encoded by the exons ATGGAGCTTAACTTCTATCTTACCCTCCTCTTGGGCTTTGTTTCCTTCATCACCTTCTCCCTCTTCTTCCTCTTCTACAGGCACAGATCTCAGTTCACCGGCAACAACCTCCCTCCCGGGAAGGTCGGCTACCCTGTCATCGGAGAGAGCTACGAGTTCCTGTCCACAGGATGGAAAGGCCACCCCGAGAAGTTCATTTTCGACCGCATGAACAAGTTCTCTTCCGAAGTCTTCAAGACCTCCCTCTTCGGAGAGAAGGCTTGCATCTTTGCCGGCGCCGCCTGCAACAAGTTCTTGTTCTCCAACGAGAACAAGCTCGTCACTGCCTGGTGGCCTAGCTCCGTCAACAAGGTCTTTCCTTCTTCCGTAGAGGACAACAGCAGCGCCAAAGAGGAGGCCAAGAAGATGAGGAAGATGCTCCCTAACTTCATGAACCCTCAGGCTCTTCAACGCTACATCGGAATCATGGACACCATCGCCCAACGGCACTTTGCTCTCGGCTGGGAGAACAAGAAGGAAGTCGTGATCTATCCCCTTGCCAAGAACTACACCTTCTGGCTGGCTGCACGATTGTTCGTTAGCGTTGAGGACCCAGAGGACGTTGACAGACTCGGCGACCCCTTCCAGCTCTTGGCCTCCGGACTCCTCTCGATGCCTATTGACTTGCCCGGAACAGCGTTCAACAAAGCCATCAAGGCCTCCAACTGGATCAGGGGGGAGCTCTACAAGATCATCAAGCAGAGGAAGATCGACTTGGCCGAGGGCAAGGCTTCACCCACCCAAGACATATTGTCCCACATGCTTTTGCTTTCCGACGAGGAAGGAGCCCATATGAAGGAGATGGACATCGCCGACAAGATTCTCGGACTCTTGATCGGAGGCCACGACACCGCCAGCGCCACCTGCACTTTCATTGTCAAGTACCTCGGAGAGCTCCCTCATATCTACGATGCAGTCTACAAGG AGCAAATGGAGATAGCCAACTCAAAACCACCAGGGGAGTTGTTGAACTGGGATGATCTTCAGAAGATGAAGTACTCATGGAACGTGGCACAGGAAGTGCTGAGAGTGGCGCCACCACTTCAAGGAGCCTTTAGGGAAGCGTTGCAGGACTTCGTCTTCAACGGCTTCACCATCCCTAAAGGGTGGAAGTTGTATTGGAGCGCAAACTCGACACACAAGAATGCTGCTGTATTCCCCGAACCTTACAAGTTCGATCCTACAAGATTCGAAGGAAATGGACCTGCCCCTTACACCTTCGTGCCCTTCGGAGGAGGCCCCAGAATGTGCCCCGGAAAAGAGTACGCCCGATTGGAAATTCTAGTGTTCATGCACAACCTGGTCAAGAGGTTCAAGTGGGAGGCAGTCATTCCCGATGAGAAGGTCGTCATCGACCCCATGCCCATGCCGGAAAAGGGACTTCCCGTCCGCCTTTTCCCTCACAAAAAGGCCGCTTAA
- the LOC101293777 gene encoding uncharacterized protein sll0005-like: MVDGERVTFPVKISGNVWQRIGDVSKEIKRVRAQMEENEDLAILMKGLRGQNLKDSQFAEDDVQLRLVETDESSEFLPVLYDPASISAYWGKRPRAVVTRVIQLLSVAGGFLSRLAADFINKKIKQNEVARAIEIREIVTSLGPAYIKLGQALSIRPDILSPAAMTELQKLCDKVPSFPDDIAMALIEEELGQPWQNIYSELSSSPIAAASLGQVYKGRLKENGDPVAVKVQRPYVLETVTVDLFVIRNLGLFLRKFPQVSVDVVGLVDEWAARFFEELDYVNEGENGLLFAEMMRKDLPQVVVPKTYPKYTSRKVLTTSWIEGEKLSQSTESDVGELVNVGVICYLKQLLDTGLFHADPHPGNLIRTPDGKLAILDFGLVTKLTDDQKYGMIEAIAHLIHRDYGAIVKDFVKLGFIDEGVNLEPILPVLAKVFDQALEGGGAKNINFQDLAADLAQITFDYPFKIPPYFALIIRAIGVLEGIALVGNPDFAIVDEAYPYIAQRLLTDESPRLRNALRYTIYGKSGVFDAERFIDVMQAFESFITAAKSGGGEEMNGDMAELGLLQSQTEYSLPGFASDVQPVQTRAALAFVLSDKGNFFREFLLDEIVKGIDAVTREQLVRAMALLGFGNALPVFSMVPSFGLFKPAGLLPTITEEDRVILNNVQTVVEFLAAGSSISRMSNQELNVSQVIQEFLPVLPSISSKVLPEVLNRLSSRVIARVIRDTIL, encoded by the exons ATGGTGGATGGGGAGAGAGTTACCTTTCCCGTCAAAATAAG TGGAAATGTATGGCAGAGAATCGGAGATGTTTCCAAGGAAATCAAGAGGGTTCGCGCACAGATGGAAGAAAACGAGGACCTGGCAATTCTCATGAAAGGTCTTCGCGGTCAAAATTTGAAGGACTCACAGTTTGCGGAGGATGATGTTCAGCTTCGTCTGGTTGAG ACAGATGAAAGCAGTGAATTTTTGCCTGTGCTGTATGATCCTGCTAGCATCTCTGCGTATTGGGGAAAGCGCCCCCGCGCTGTCGTCACACGTGTCATCCAGTTACTCTCTGTAGCTGGGGGTTTCCTTTCACGTCTTGCCGCCGATTTTATTAACAAGAAAATCAAACAG AATGAAGTTGCTAGGGCCATTGAAATAAGAGAAATTGTGACCTCTTTGGGGCCTGCATATATCAAACTTGGCCAAGCATTGAGCATTCGACCAGATATACTGTCACCCGCTGCAATGACGGAGCTGCAAAAGCTTTGTGATAAG GTTCCTTCATTTCCGGATGATATAGCTATGGCTCTCATTGAGGAGGAGCTTGGTCAGCCATGGCAAAACATCTACTCTGAGCTCTCTTCGTCTCCAATTGCTGCTG CATCTCTTGGGCAAGTATATAAGGGCCGGCTAAAAGAAAACGGAGATCCAGTGGCTGTTAAAGTGCAGAGGCCTTATGTTCTTGAAACAGTAACTGTTGATTTGTTTGTCATACGGAACTTGGGTTTGTTCCTCCGGAAGTTTCCTCAG GTGTCTGTAGATGTGGTTGGATTAGTTGATGAATGGGCAGCTCGTTTCTTTGAAGAGTTAGATTATGTTAATGAGGGTGAGAATGGACTACTCTTTGCTGAAATGATGAGAAAAGACCTTCCACAG GTGGTTGTACCAAAAACATACCCAAAATATACATCAAGAAAGGTTCTTACTACATCGTGGATAGAAGGAGAGAAGCTATCACAAAGTACTGAAAGTGATGTCGGAGAACTGGTCAATGTTGGAGTCATATGCTACCTAAAGCAG TTGCTCGACACCGGACTATTTCATGCTGATCCTCATCCTGGGAATTTGATTCGCACTCCAGATGGCAAGCTTGCTATACTTGATTTTG GTCTGGTCACCAAGTTGACTGATGATCAGAAGTATGGAATGATCGAAGCAATTGCTCACCTTATTCATCGTGACTATGGAGCCATAGTCAAAGACTTTGTCAAGCTTGGTTTTATTGACGAGGGAGTTAATCTAGAACCTATTTTGCCTGTTCTGGCCAAGGTTTTTGATCAGGCTCTTGAAGGTGGAGGAGCAAAAAATATCAACTTCCAGGACTTGGCAGCAGATCTGGCACAAATTACATTTGACTATCCATTTAAGATACCGCCTTATTTCGCTCTTATAATTAGAGCAATTGGGGTCCTGGAAGGCATAGCTTTAGTGGGAAATCCTGATTTTGCTATTGTGGATGAGGCCTATCCATATATTGCCCAG AGGCTCCTGACAGATGAATCCCCACGGTTAAGGAATGCTTTGCGTTACACAATTTATGGGAAATCGGGAGTTTTTGATGCCGAGAGATTTATTGATGTCATGCAAGCCTTTGAAAGTTTCATAACTGCTGCTAAAAGTGGAGGTGGAGAGGAGATGAATGGTGATATGGCTGAACTTGGACTTTTGCAAAGTCAAACTGAGTATTCCCTTCCTGGATTTGCATCAGATGTGCAACCAGTTCAAACAAGGGCGGCTTTAGCATTTGTACTGTCTGATAAGGGAAACTTTTTCAGAGAATTTCTTCTGGATGAG ATTGTGAAAGGCATAGATGCAGTTACAAGAGAACAACTGGTTCGTGCAATGGCACTTCTTGGATTCGGGAACGCTCTCCCAGTTTTCAGCATGGTTCCTAGTTTTGGGCTGTTCAAGCCTGCAGGACTTCTACCAACCATAACTGAGGAGGATAGAGTCATATTGAACAATGTTCAAACAGTAGTCGAGTTCCTGGCTGCAGGAAGTTCGATATCAAGAATGTCCAATCAG GAATTAAATGTGTCTCAGGTTATCCAAGAGTTTCTTCCTGTTTTGCCAAGTATCTCTTCCAAAGTGCTCCCTGAAGTGCTGAACCGATTATCGTCACGGGTAATAGCACGTGTGATTAGGGATACAATTTTGTAA
- the LOC101292885 gene encoding uncharacterized protein LOC101292885 codes for MAAIDVSKYAHSPAHKAIITKDYASLRRILGALPRLSNPAEIRTESASLAEEEKADAIAAVIDRRDVPNRDTPLHLAVKLGDQTATEMLMVAGADWSLQNEQGWSALQEAICSREEAISMIIVRHYQPLAWAKWCRRLPRLIGTMRRMRDFYMEITFHFESSVIPFISRIAPSDTYKIWKRGANLRADMTLAGFDGFRIQRSDQSVLFLGDGSDDGKVPPGSLCMISHKEREVMNALDGAGSQATEEEVRQEVVAMSQTNIFRPGIDVTQAVLLPQLTWRRQEKTETVGSWKAKVYDMHNVVVSIKSRRVPGAMTDDEFFSSCNENETESEELDDILTEDERRQLEVALKLDSSESTNESGDGIIEHRHSCYEAREIPIEDVSNCRNGETKQEKKGWFGGWRKRDAKNEGLKKAVPPRSSLCVDEKVSDLLGDSPSRNQSRPGRNNVDAVVRGDDHRRGKDTKASSSVSSDSRSRHKDATKENEYKKGLRPILWLSPNFPLQTEELLPLLDILANKVKAIRRLRELLTTKLPMGTFPVKVAIPVVPTIRVIVTFTKLEELAPVDEFTTPPSSPTSVGRESPAGMQSSSSSWFQWIRAPYHRPGLSTAGSSSRIETIPDPFAIPADYTWVSVEAKKKKMQEKNKSKKGKGHHK; via the exons ATGGCTGCCATTGATGTTTCAAAGTATGCTCATAGTCCTGCACACAAGGCCATCATCACCAAGGACTATGCCAGTCTCAGGAGGATCCTCGGAGCTCTTCCGCGGCTCTCTAATCCTGCCGAGATTCGTACCGAATCAGCTTCACTAGCTGAGGAAGAGAAGGCTGATGCTATTGCTGCCGTCATTGACCGACGAGATGTCCCAAACCGTGACACCCCTCTTCACTTGGCTGTAAAGCTTGGGGACCAGACAGCCACCGAAATGCTTATGGTTGCTGGCGCAGATTGGAGCTTGCAGAATGAGCAGGGGTGGAGTGCACTCCAGGAAGCAATTTGCAGTAGAGAGGAGGCAATTTCCATGATTATCGTTAGGCACTATCAGCCATTGGCTTGGGCAAAATGGTGCAGAAGGTTGCCTCGTTTAATTGGAACTATGCGTAGGATGAGGGACTTCTACATGGAAATCACATTCCACTTTGAGAGTTCTGTGATTCCTTTCATTTCGAGGATTGCTCCATCAGACACATACAAGATCTGGAAGAGGGGGGCGAATTTGAGAGCAGACATGACATTGGCCGGTTTCGACGGTTTTAGGATCCAGCGTTCTGATCAGAGTGTTCTTTTCCTTGGTGATGGGTCTGACGATGGCAAGGTGCCTCCTGGGTCACTTTGCATGATCTCACACAAGGAGAGGGAGGTGATGAATGCTTTGGATGGTGCTGGGTCTCAAGCAACTGAAGAAGAGGTTCGGCAAGAAGTGGTTGCAATGTCTCAGACTAATATATTCCGGCCTGGGATTGACGTAACTCAGGCAGTTCTCTTACCTCAATTGACTTGGAGGCGGCAGGAGAAAACAGAAACGGTTGGATCATGGAAGGCTAAGGTATATGATATGCATAATGTGGTTGTGAGTATCAAGTCTAGGCGGGTCCCTGGGGCTATGACAGATGATGAGTTTTTCTCATCTTGCAATGAAAATGAAACAGAAAGTGAAGAGCTTGATGATATTTTGACAGAGGATGAGAGGAGGCAACTTGAAGTTGCACTGAAACTGGATTCATCCGAATCGACTAACGAGAGTGGTGATGGAATTATTGAGCATCGTCATAGTTGTTATGAGGCAAGAGAAATTCCTATTGAGGATGTAAGCAATTGTAGAAATGGAGAGACTAAGCAGGAAAAGAAAGGATGGTTTGGTGGATGGAGGAAACGGGATGCCAAAAATGAAGGGCTCAAAAAGGCTGTCCCACCAAGAAGTTCTCTCTGTGTGGATGAGAAGGTGAGTGATCTGCTAGGAGATTCTCCATCGAGAAATCAAAGCAGACCTGGAAGAAATAATGTGGATGCTGTTGTGAGGGGCGATGATCACAGGAGAGGAAAGGATACGAAAGCATCTTCCTCAGTGAGTTCTGATAGCAGAAGTCGTCATAAGGATGCAACCAAGGAGAATGAGTATAAGAAAGGGCTAAGACCTATCCTCTGGCTTTCCCCCAACTTTCCTCTACAAACAGAGGAACTGTTGCCGTTGCTTGATATTCTAGCAAACAAGGTTAAGGCCATCCGTCGTTTGAGGGAACTGCTAACTACTAAACTTCCAATGGGAACTTTTCCCGTCAAG GTTGCTATCCCAGTGGTTCCCACTATCAGAGTTATTGTCACTTTTACAAAACTCGAAGAATTAGCACCAGTGGACGAATTCACAACACCCCCGTCAAGCCCCACTTCTGTAGGCAGAGAGAGTCCAGCAGGGATGCAATCCTCGAGTTCATCTTGGTTTCAGTGGATTAGAGCTCCTTACCATCGCCCTGGCTTGTCCACTGCTGGTTCTAGCAGTAGGATAGAAACTATTCCAGACCCATTTGCGATTCCAGCAGATTATACATGGGTTTCAGTTGAAGCAAAGAAGAAGAAAATGCAGGAAAAGAACAAATCAAAGAAAGGAAAAGGTCACCACAAATGA